From one Kwoniella dejecticola CBS 10117 chromosome 2, complete sequence genomic stretch:
- a CDS encoding COP9 signalosome complex subunit 5: MASIAKKTFELNNDVQSVDPTSAIFKYSREDEKALEDDAPWAKDPHYFHTVKISAVALIKMVTHARSGGQYEIMGVMYGRVKDGVFWIMDAAALPVQGTETRVNAGNEAMEYMVSFQESSREAGKGELLRGWYHSHPGYGCWLSGIDVNTQQNQQKFNDPYLAVVIDPNRTVSAGKVEIGAFRTYPEGYKPPSSSTSQYQSIPMEKIEDFGVHADAYYPLKVEIYKTKLDEQLLDLLWNKYWVATLSSSLLTSNREYSTSQIKDLNAKLHGASSSLGSASSNLKLKAPPPSQSGSKGKSNVKEYAGVEEQDSALAKATKDSSRIATEAQNGMVAQLLKDRLFNTPLTGQLTPQAAQATVQGRQ, encoded by the exons ATGGCGTCGATAGCCAAGAAGACGTTCGAGCTCAACAATGACGTGCAG TCCGTCGATCCGACTAGTGCTATTTTCAAGTATTCgagggaggatgagaaggcTTTAGAAGATGATGCGCCTTGGGCAAAAGA TCCCCACTATTTCCATACTGTCAAGATATCAGCAGTAgcgttgatcaagatg GTTACACACGCTCGATCAGGTGGTCAGTACGAGATCATGGGAGTAATGTATGGGAGAGTGAAGGATGGGGTGTTCTGGATCATGGATGCCGCTGCTTTACCAGTGCAAGGTACCGAGACCAGAGTTAATGCCGGAaacgag GCAATGGAATATATGGTCAGCTTCCAAGAATCATCGAGGGAAGCCGGCAAAGGGGAGTTGTTGAGGGGATGGTACCACTC ACATCCTGGATATGGCTGTTGGCTTTCCGGTATCGATGTCAATACCCAGCAGAATCAGCAGAAGTTCAACGACCCGTATTTGGCAGTAGTG ATCGATCCAAACAGAACAGTCTCAGCTGGGAAAGTGGAGATAGGGGCATTCAGGACTTATCCGGAG GGGTACAAACCGCCATCATCCAGCACATCGCAATATCAGTCGATTCCTATGGAGAAGATAGAGGACTTTGGTGTACATGCAGATGCGTATTACCCTCTGAAAGTCGAGATATATAAGACAAAGCTGGACGAGCAATTGCTTGACCTGTTGTGGAATAAATATTGGGTAGCAACTTTGAGCTCTAGTCTGCTAACCTCG AATCGCGAATATTCCACGTCTCAAATCAAAGATCTCAACGCCAAACTGCACGGTGCTTCGTCGAGTCTCGGTAGCGCGTCCAGCAACCTTAAGCTAAAAGCGCCTCCGCCCTCTCAAAGCGGTAGCAAAGGCAAGAGCAATGTTAAAGAGTATGCGGGTGTCGAAGAGCAGGATTCTGCGCTCGCAAAAGCTACCAAGGACAG CTCGCGCATCGCTACTGAAGCTCAGAACGGTATGGTGGCTCAACTGCTCAAGGATCGATTGTTCAACACTCCTCTCACTGGTCAATTGACACCTCAAGCAGCGCAAGCCACTGTACAAGGTCGACAATGA